ggagaactaagatcccacctgctactctgccaaaaattataaaattataatataaagtATGATCGCTAATCTTAATACAGTTTTCTAGAACTCAAGATTTTtggaaataatgaaatatactaCTAATTAAACCATCGGTCAAGAAAGACATAACAATGTGAATTATTatgcaatatttaaaaactaaataatgacaaaaaattaCCTGTAGAAACTGATGggatgagctttcctggtggctctgtggtgaaaaattctgcctgccaatgcaggagacaccggtttgatcccttatctgggaaaatcccacatgcctcagagcaactaagcctgtgagctgcaactattgaacctgCGCTTTAGAGCTTGCAagttgcagctactgagcctacACCCCAAAACTACACCCCAAAACTACTAAAGCCTGCATACTCTAGGACCTTcaagccacaactaatgagcccccATGcagtaactactgaagcccacgtgcctagagcccctgctccacaacaagagaagttatTACAGTGAGACTGAGCACCATAACTAGAGTAGCGcatgtgcagcaaggaagactcagtgcaaatgaaaataaacaaatattgtaGTGTgcatatgtcattttttttaattaaaaatagaattacattatgatccagcaatcccacttctgggtatataccccaaagaacaGAAAGCAGGGTCTTAAAGAGGTATTTGTACACCTATGTTTGTAGCAGCAtaattcacaatagctaagacgtggaagcaacccaagAGTCCACTGGTGGAGGAATGGATatacaaaatgtatataaatgtatacaataGGGAGCAGGGGGGGCCCGGGGCCATGGGCTCTGTGTCAAACCACCAGCTTGCAGGTGGCTGCACCAAGCTGCCAGAGGAGGCGCCCAAGGAGCCCCAGGTCCTGCAGTGCTGGTTTCTATAAATGCTTCAATGTGTGCTTGGCATTTGGCTTCCTGTCCATGACCCACCCGTGCAGGGGTCACGCTCCAGGGCTTCTGGAGCTTGAAGGAGGGTGGGCTGTGGAGCTCACCTTTAAGAAGTCAGTCGAGGGCCTGGCCTCTGTCCAAGTCACCAGCCCTGGTGTGGTGTTCTGAGTCGGGAGTGAAAGGCGACCCAAAGGAGAGAATATGCAGAAACACAGATCAAAGGGAGAGATGTGCTACAACTGTGGAGGTCTAGACCATCATGCCAAGGAATGTAACCTGTCACCCCAGTCCAAGAAGTGCCACTTCTGCTACAGCACCAATCATATGGTAGCCTCATGTCTGCTGAAGGCCCAGcaagctcccagctcccagggaaAGCAAGCCTACTTtcgggaggaggaggaagagatccGTGGCCCTGCCATGCTCCCAGAGGCCCAGAATTGAGCCACAGTAGGCAGCAGCTATCCTCTTGCGATCAGAAAGTTTTGAGAAGCAGGCATCGATCGGCAGAGTGGAGAAAGTGGGGACAGGGTGGGTAGGGGGCACTGCTATATAATCTCGGGCTGAGGTGCAGAGCCTCACCCCCTCTGCTCTCTTGGTGGGAGGAAGGAGTGAAGCCAAGCAACTCCAGTCACACTCTCTCCAAACGCATGTGAGGGCACTGGGGGTTAACCCTCCCTGCATGCTTTATCTGAGTCTGCATCCCCAGCATCTCCAGGTTTTGAAAGTGGCCTGGATAGAGAATTTGTTTTACTCTTAAAGAAGGAGATGGAATAATATTTCCATGCCAGAGTGAAAAGATTAAGCATGAGACCAGATTGATGAACCCAACCCACAAGTCACTGCATTCTGTGGGAGGAAATTTGTCAGCAGGAAGGCAGGGTTTTCCACATCTTGTCTTCTCATAACCCCCTCTTGGGATGGAGTGCTGAGAACTGTCCCAAGCAGAGGGTTGTGATGACAGTCGAAAGAGATGATCTGAAGAAACAGCTGCAGTCCTGGTGCTTCTAAGCTCACTCCCACCCCATTCTGGaccaatacaattttatttatttgctcccCTTGGTTATGCCTCGGGTCCTTCTTTCTCCAGGATTCCAACAACACTAGCTCCGTGGGAATGACGTATCTTGtacattttaactatttttcatgatatataaatattctggtttttcatttttgtatgttttaatcTAAGACCCTCATACCTGCACTGTATTCTCAGGTACGTGAGCAATCTCAGGGGTGAGCTGGCAGCAGCTCTGGGTCTGCACAATAGGAATGCTTTTTGTTGCTCTGTCACCAGAGAGAACAACTATTTGGAGTGTATAGCCTATTGAACCACCTCATTTTTGCCAGTTAGATCTGGCTTTTATGCCAGAATCCCCGGTAGCTCAACTAGTAAAGAATTCGCCCACAGTGAGGGAGaactaggttcaatccctgggttgggaagatcccctggaaaagggaatggctacccactccaatattctggcctagataattccatggactgtatggtccatggggttgagaagagtcagacacaactgagtgactttcattttcactttctgctgtggTGTCCTCTTGAAACCCCTCCATCTTCAGTGTTTCATGAGAGACTAGGTTTTTACTGGGTTGCCACATGACTTGGTCTTCTACTGAAAGATTGGGAATTGGTTTGAATAGGGAGAGGTGGTGCAGAGAGGTTAGGAAAGGCTGGGCCAGGTAAAAGCAGAGAGGGGAAGCCAAGATTAGGCAAAGGTCCTCTGCACGTGCGATATAGGAATCTGTTCTAGACCTCTAACCCCAGGGCACAGGACTCACTTTACATATTAGATCCATCCTTCACTGGATTGGGTTAAACCTACCAGGCACAGCAGGGtgtactgtatgtgtgtgtttttataaaaaatgtgAGTTGGTAAAGATAGGTTGTAAGAGCAATGCCTCTGTACCCATTTTGTGCTGCCCAGGGATGGATACATGAAGCAAGGACAAGATCCTTAACCTTAAACAATCCTGGGCGTTTCCTGCTTGGCTTCCAGGGAGACCATCAGCTATGGCTTCTTTGTGGTTCCCAGATCCACGGTCCTGCCCTGCTGCAGAAGTGATTAGTATCATGGgagctaaaggaaaaaaagagagtttCATTTACATGCTGTGAGATCACTGCAAACCCACCTCATTGTGTTGTGATGGGGCAAATGCAATAGCATGCATTGGGTGAAGTGGGTCTGAGCCTCGGTTCTTGTCTCCCCCAACTGCTACTCCCCCTCTAGTTATAACATTTGTCTGGGCTTTGTAGGACCTCACAAGTAGCTGATTTGGTGATTGCTGGGTGGTTTAGTTTGTGTAAATATAATGTGTTGGTCTTCTCCATGTTCTTTGGGGGTTTTATTGTTTACAAACttcttttcattttgagaaaaatagCCAAAGCATCTTTGACAAAAGGTTTTGTACCAGGCAAAAAAGATCTGAAACATAAGCGTGGGGGCCCCTCTTCTTGAAGTGGGACGTCTTGAACCACACTTTCTTTTGTCTTCCCCTTCCCCTATTTCCTATTTCGAACAAGATTATCTGTCCTAAAAACTAGATTCATACCCCCTCTTATATCCACCTTTGTGTCCCCTAAAATAGCCCATATACCTGTATATTTAATTTGTGGGGTGCCTGAGATTAAATGATCTGTGCAAAAATCCTGAAGAAGCTAGGAACTCTCCATCCCTTGTTCCCAGTCTCCTGAGTCATGACCATTCCTTGATGAGATTCGTGCTAAACAAACTGCTGTCTTTGGGTggattaaaacttattttaatctCAAGTCTGAGGGTAGACAGGAGCAATGAGGGGTTCTTCCATGTAGAGAGTGGGGTCAGGAGAccacaaaagaaaagatgaatgtATATTCAAGTCACATAGGAACTTTTATGCAGGCGCAAGAAACTGGTGTCCAATAGGCCACAAGATTGTTTAATAGAAGATGGATGAATATAACTCCATGTTTACTGCTAGAAGCCATAGCTTTGTGTGAAATCTTGAATTTATGACGAGGGAGGGAGGGTAGAAAAGCATGTACCCATCTGTTCTTTCCCTCATTCCTTCCTCTCATTCCCAAACTACAGGAGATATAGCCCTCTTGGGCTTTGGCAACCCTATCTGGGCAGTGTTTATTTGATGGTTGATTTTGTTAAGCCGGGTACTTCCTTTCCCACTTGCTATCATTTTGTAACACACATTCTGAcccttttccctttcccttcctttccttgggAATGTATAAAGACTGAATGAACAAagactcattcagttcagttcagttcagtcgctcagttgtgtcctactctttgcaaccccatgaaccgcagcacgccaggcctccctgtccatcaccaactcccggtgatgccatacaaccatctcatcctctgttgtccccttcttctcctgccctcaatctttaccagcatcaggatcttttccaatgagtcagctcttcgcatcaggtggccaaagtattggagtttcagcctcagcatctgtccttccaatgaacacccaggactgatctcccttaggatggactggttggatctccttgaagttcaagggactctcaagagtcttctccaatgccacagttcaaaagcatcaattcttcggtgctcaactttctttatggtccaactctcacatccatacatgactactggaaaaaccatagccttgactagacggacctttgttaaaaaagtaatgtctctgctttttaatatgctgtctaggttggtcataactttccttccaaggagtaagcgtcttttgacttcatggctgcaatcaccatctgcagtggttttggagccccccaaaataaaggcagccacagtttccactatttccccatctatttgccatgaagtgatgggaccagatgccatgatctttgttttctgaatgttgagctttaagccaacttgttcactctcctctttcacttttatcaagaggcttttcagttactctttgctttctgccataagggtgatgtcatctgcatatccgaagttattgatatttctcccagcaatcttgataccagcttgtgcttcctctagcccagcgtttctcatgatgtactttgcatataagttaaataagcagggtgacaatatacagccttgacgtactccttttcctacttggaaccagtctgttggtccatgtccagttctaactgttgcttcctgacctgcatacaggtttctcaagaggcagatcaggtggtctggtgttcccatctctttcagaattttccacagtttattgtgatccacacagtcaaagactttggcatagtcaataaagcagaaatagatgtttttctggaactctcttgcttttcgatcattcagcagatgttggcaatttgatctctggttcctctgccttttctaaaaccagcttgaacatatggaagttcatggtttatgttttgctgaagcctggcttggagaattttgagcattactttactagcatgtgaaatgaatgcaattgtgcagtagtttgagcattctttggcatttcctttctttgggattggaatgaaaattgatcttttccagtcctgtggccactgttgagttttccaaatttgctagcatattgagtgcagcactttcacagcatcatcttttaggatttgaaatagctcaactggaattccatcacctccaccagctttgttcatagtgatgctttctaaggcccacttgacttcacattccaggatgtctggctctaggtgagtgatcacaccatcgtgattaactgggtcatgaagatcttttttgtacagttcttctgtgtattcttgcctcttcttaacatcttctgcttctttcaggtccataccatttctgtcctttattgtgcccatctttgcatgaaatattcccttggtatctgtaattttcttgacgagatctctagtctttcctattctattgttttcctctatttctttgcactgatcactgaggaagtctttcttatctctccttgctattctttggaattctgcattcaaatgggtatatcttttattttcttctttgcttttcgcttctcttcttttcacagctatttgtaaggcctcctcagacagccattttgcttttttgcatttctttttcctggggatggtcttgatccctgtctcctgtatgatgtcatgaacctctgtccatagttcatcaggtactctgtctatcaaatctagtcccttaaatctatttctcacttctactgtataatcataagggatttgatttagatcatacctgaatggtttaatgattctccctactttcttcaactgaagtctgaatttggcaataagaagttcatgctctgagccacagtctgctcccaggcttgtttttgctgactgtatagagcttcttcatctttggctgcaaagaatataatcaatctgattttggtgttggccatctggtgatgtctatgtgtagagtcttcttcttgagttgttggaagagggtgtttgctatgaccagtgcgttctcttggtaaaactctactagcctttgtcctgcttcattctgtactccaaagcgaaatttgcctgttactccaggtgtttcttgacttcttacttttgcattccagtcccctataatgaaaaggacatcttttttgggtgttagctctaaaaggtcttgtaggtcttcatagaaccattcaacttcagcttcttcagcattactggtcagggcatagatttggattaccgtgagattgaatggtttgccttggaaacgaacagagatcattctgtcgtttttgagattgcatccaagtactgcattttggactcttttgttgactatgatggctactccatttcttctaagggattcctgcccacagtagtagatataatggtcatctgagttaaattcacccattccactccattttagttcactgattcctagagtgttgacgttcactcttgccatctcctgtttgaccacttccaatttaccttgattcatgggcctaacattcaggttcctatgcaatattgctctttacagcattggaccttgaagtaattaccataaaattcaccacaGTGGTGACCTCCATGGGAAGTAAGAAGCTGTGATTAGGAAGGAGGACATGAGGATAATTCAAGGGTACTGATAATGTCCTATTTCTCAAACTGAGGACTGATTACTATGATTTCTTAGAATgagcatttatttatgttttgttttgaaataaatttgttcttatttctccttgctttaccagtggtcatgtatggatttgagagttggaccataaagaaaactgagcaccgaagaattgatgcttttgaactgtggcattggagaagactcttgagagtcccttggacttcaaggagatccaaccagtccatcctaagggagatcagtcctgggtgttcattggaaggactgatgttgaggctgaaactccaatattttggccacctgatgcgaagagctgactcatttgaaaagaccctgatgctgggaaggattgagggcagagggagaagggtacgacagaggatgagatggttggatgacatcaccgactcaatggacttggatctgggtggactccgggagttggtgatggacagggaggcctggcatgctgcggttcatggggttgcaaagagtcggacacgactgagtgactgaactgaactatttctccttacagttcttctgtaaggagacttacagaaaaattacaaaaataatacaaatattcttCACCCAGCTTCTCTTATTGTTTGTATCTTGCATGCGtgcgtgcacgctaagtcacttcagtcgtgtctgactctgtgatttccctgtgtgtgtctgtgtgtgtattagttgctcaactgtgtctgactctttgtgaccctatggactgtagcctgccaggttcctctgtccgtgggattctccaagcaagaatactggagtgggctgtcatttcctcctccaggggcccttCCCAACAGGAATCCAACACACACCTccaacattggcaggcaggttctttaacagtgtggcacctggaaagcccagtatCTTGCATAATCACAGTAAAATTACCAAAATGAATTAACATTGATATGATGACATGAGCTAAACTACAGACTTTATTTGACTTTTACcactttgtccttttttttctgttccaggatccaatcCAGAATCCCACATTGTATTTATTAACAAATGTCCAGTTTCCTTAGTCTCCATTACTATGCGAAAGTCTTTCAGAGCCTTGGCACTCTTTTTTTGGGGTGGtggtgaacattttttaaaactcattaatTAGGAACTTTACTAGCTGTCTAGTGGTTATGACTCcccccttccaaaaaaaaaaaaacccagaagctCTGCCCTCCCACTGCAGGTTGGcacagtttcaatctctggttgggactaagatcccatatgctatgcggcatgctaaaaatattttttaaattatttttttaacttatgttttgaaatatagttgatttacaatgttttgttagctTCTGATGTACAGTAAAGTggtcactttcatatatatatatatttttaatattattttccattatggcttaatacaggatattgaatatagttccctgtgctatacagtaggaccttgttgtttatccattctatatataattgtttgcatctgctaatcctaaactcccaatctATTCCTCCCTCATCCCGCCTTCCCCTTGACAACCGTAAATCTATTTGAGCCTTGGCCCTTTTGAAGAGTATTGGTCAATCATTTTGTGCAATGTCTCTCAATTTGGTGGTTTGTCTGATATTTCTCATGCTTAGACGGAGGTTATGTATTTTGACATGTGTGTCTTCTCAGCACATCCTATCAGGGGTACACAATGTCAATATGTCTTATCATTGGCAACATTAACCTTGATAATTTAGTTAAGAGGAGGTGAGATCTAGTGTGTTTCTGCTTGTAAAGTTATTATTTTGATCTATGTAATTAATAAATACCTTGAAGAAGATACTTCAAGACTCTACAAGTACCCTGTTTCTCCTCAATTTTTTACCCACTAATCTTAGCTTCCATGGTTGGGTGTTGCTCCAACAATTATGACTCTTGGTGTTTTAATAGTGGTTTTCTATCTCTTGTGTTCGTTGCAGTTCTTCTGTAAGGACAGCTgctctttctccatttttatgtTAACTTTTATGCACTTTCCTGTAATGCATATTTCAAGTGCACCTGGGACATTTACAGAAATTAAGTATATCCTGGGAAACACATGAATTTCAATGAATTACAGAATTACGCTGCCCAGATTTCCTTTATGGGGCCACCCACCCATTTCTAGCTGCTGTGGAATTGATGGCTAACAGCTCACAGTCCTTCACCAAAGAACTGCCTTCAGTCAGCAGGGAGCCTACCTCACTGGGGAACCTCGAGCAGTCCTCAGTGACTGACTGACATAGGCTTACAAAAGGCCAGCCCTCTGCCTCAAAAGTGCAACCAGTTTTGAGATGTAACTCCCACTTCAGAGCTCCTTGGGATCAGGTGGACACAGACTTAACTGTTAACTCTTAACAAACCCTGCCTAGCTTTCTGCCCTGCCCTAATCTGCTTCCCTCATCCACCTTCCTTCTCCTGAGAGCATTTTCTCAATAAAACCCTTGCACAAGAACCTCCATCTCAGGCTCACCTTCTAGGGAATCTGCCCTGAGATATTTTCCTGATTTCTAAGATTCCTTCTGAGTGATTAGTGAATATGTGGGGAAGGGAGAAGATAGATCCTGGAGGGAAAGGGcccccttttttcctcctttactcAAGCTAAGGAATGAAAAGTGAGATGGCAATATAAATTTGGGAGCTAGTCTTAAACTGTGTTGACATGATGGCAATCTTGAAAATGGCTTCGAGAATCCCTTCGGGCAGTTTTTTTCTGGTCTTCTTATTTGCTACAATCAGAAGCTCAAAAGTTTTGCTATATAGAGCTGAGAGTTAGGAGGGAGAAAATGAGACAAGTCTGGAGTTCAAACCTGGAAAGCTAGGCCTTGAAGCCTCCCTCATCAGTTACCTCAAGACTCTTCTCTTCAGATTGTTCTTCACCTTCTTGGAGTTGCAGGCCTCAAGGGTTTCAGAAGCCTCCTGACCCCTCTCCAAGTCTCACCCACCCATGCACTAGCCCCACGTCTTAGAGATGGAAATGCATATAGTGTTAGAAAGGATGAGAAGATGTTCAGAGAGATGAaaggggaggagctggaggaagaaAGTGGATACATCtacaaaaataattgagaaagatGAAAACCTGTGATCATCAATCAGGTTCCTACATAccatccataaaaataaaatttgctttatttacaAGTTGAAGGATTACACTCTCTGTTCTCCTGGCTTTTGCCCGGAACTTCCCCCTGGAGTTCCTTCAGGAGCCTGTTCCCTCCCTTGCTCATTAACAGAAACTGCGCCTCCATTCTCCTTTTCATTGgggtttcttctttctttagaatCCGATGCTTTGTTCTCCTCCACTAACTTCTGCTGAGTTCGGCAGCACATACACAAGTATTGCCGGAACTCCATCATACTCCAGGGAGATGACTTGGTATTGGAGGCGGTCGTGCTCAAGTTATTTTCCAGGACACCTGAAATCTTCTTTTGCTTTGGTTGGCGGGTCTTTGAGTATGCGTGTTGCTTCCGTCTCACCCTAGGAGAGCGCCTGGCCTCGTCCTCTTCATCCTCCTTGTCATTCTCATCTTCCTCCCTCACCTTATTTCTCCTCATCCGGAAAATGGCAATCTTATTCCGCTTCTGTCTCTTGCCTGGAACAAGGCTGGGGTCTTCTTCCTTGAAGAATCCGAGAGCAAGGAATGAAGCGTGCTCTCCACTGACCCATCCCATTACACATGGGACTTCGAGTCTAAGAGGGGGGAAGTGAGGCAGAGAAGGACTGAGATCAGAGGGAAAGATTAAGCCAAGCACCCACCTGCTTGTGAGTACAGCGCGGGAAGCACAGCTTTAGACTGCCCTGCCCAGGGGAGACATGCGCTTAAAATGACCAAAGAGAAGTTATCAGCAGTATCAGTTATTTGCAGTATCAGCAAAGGATACACAGCAAAGGATACACAGGCATATTCTAAGCGCGTCAGATGAgagctcattattttaaaaagctcattattttaaaaaggattcaAATACTTTGGTTAAAGAATCCTTTTAGAAGTTAGGTAATAACCCTCTAAATCTGTTCTAGAAATCCAGGCAGTTCCTATTTGAAGGTGATGGATCTgtttattatcttgattgtggtgatggttttgcAAGTATATACATTGCCAAAACAtcaagttgtacactttaaatatgtatagTTGTATTGTgtgtcaattatagctcaataacaAAATTACAGCTAGCATTTAAACCCTCCCCCAAATAAACAAGCAAGTAAGTTCATATATCAAGTGTGTTCAACAGCATATAAATGTTGAGAGGGTACAATGGAGGACACTCATAAAAATGGAGCAGCTAGCCAGGAGGCAGTTCTGTGTATGAGATCCTGAGTCAAACAAACTGAGCTCAAACTCTAGCATCTTTTAGGCAATCTTGGGAGAGTTACTTAACTTACCtttgtctccatttcttcatctgaaaaatggggatagtaatagTATTGACCATACAGGGTTCTTATGAAGTTTAAATGACAGATAAATTCTCATAAAATGGCATGTTGTAAGTATTCAATGGATATAAGCTGAGACTATTACTACTGTTGGTATTTTTTCCTGGAAGGAGTCAATTTGAGCCATGTTTAGTAAAAATGTGAATTGGAAGGACATAGACAAGATATGGAAGGTGGCCACAGAACAACAAAGGGGAGGTCAGTGACCTAAGATGCCCATACGGTGGTAGAGCAAGGGGTGGGAGACCCCAGAGGAGGGGTACTCACGCTGGTCAGGTCCTGGCTCCCTTGATAGCCTAGGTCATCAGTGAAGCTGTGGATGGGTGTCAAGGATATATCAATGGTGTTAAAGGAGGGGTTTTCTACCCTTGGGGATCCCCAAGCTTCTTTAACCACCTaaggggaagaagaggagaggttAGTTAGAAGTGGAACTGCTCACACAAGGCAGAACTTCAGGAGTCACCCTGCCCTTGCACCTGCTGTGTCCCATCCTGCCCCCCTACTTCGAGATTCGAAGGCAGAGACATATTATCTCTCTTCTTCATTATCATAAAGTTCTAAGATCACTAATGCATTGAGACTCTGGTGTGTTCCCTCTGTAACCCCACACTCAATTCTTTACTCCCTATGTCCTCATAGAAGCGGTTGTCATAGCAATAGAAGGCTGGGGTCCCAGGCTCATAGGTTCAAGGAGGGCTCCTCTGAGGGATGTTGAGAgggtgcacatgcacacacgcacacgtacACACCCTTCCTTCTGCTTCACTCTCAGCAAGAAGAGGCTGTATTTGCTCatcccccttcccccagcccccaccagggCTCCAAGTAAGAAGATGAGCTTAAGAAGAAAcgctgtggacttccctggtagtctagtggggAAGAATCCgccaccaatgcaggggacataggttccatcccttgcctgggaaaattccacatgccgtaggtcaactaagcctgtgtgccaaaacTACCAAGCCCATACTTTAGAGGCCAGGAGCTTAagccactgaagcccatg
This portion of the Cervus canadensis isolate Bull #8, Minnesota chromosome 2, ASM1932006v1, whole genome shotgun sequence genome encodes:
- the LOC122429397 gene encoding uncharacterized protein LOC122429397 — translated: MIMKKRDNMSLPSNLEVGGQDGTQQVVKEAWGSPRVENPSFNTIDISLTPIHSFTDDLGYQGSQDLTSEEDPSLVPGKRQKRNKIAIFRMRRNKVREEDENDKEDEEDEARRSPRVRRKQHAYSKTRQPKQKKISGVLENNLSTTASNTKSSPWSMMEFRQYLCMCCRTQQKLVEENKASDSKERRNPNEKENGGAVSVNEQGREQAPEGTPGGSSGQKPGEQRV